The following coding sequences are from one Lolium rigidum isolate FL_2022 chromosome 6, APGP_CSIRO_Lrig_0.1, whole genome shotgun sequence window:
- the LOC124660576 gene encoding protein ESMERALDA 1-like, with protein MQHHAYSRLGSLGGAASAAAPSPPSSPRRAWGRKASAKGAATSTSRAAAGAGAGAGRARRAARAVLAALLRRQAVFLFAPLLYVAAMLLYMGSVSLDGVPRIISRPAPGSMYRSPQLYARLRADMDADNATDALATVWRHAYKGGVWQPCIRNNTYGLPEPNGYIYVEANGGLNQQRTSICNAVAVAGFLNATLIIPNFHYHSIWRDPSKFSDIYDADHFVQHLKNDVRVVDKVPEFIMERFNHNMSNVFNFKIKAWSSIEYYRDVVLPKLIEERLIRISPFANRLSFDAPPAVQRLRCLANFEALKFSKPITALSDTLISRMRAKSTENHGKYVAVHLRFEEDMVAFSCCVFDGGDEEKKELDVARERGWRGKFTRPGRVIRPGAIRMNGKCPLTPLEVGLMLRGMGFSNNTSIYLASGKIYKAEKNMAPLLEMFPLLQTKETLASDEELAPFKNFSSRMAAIDYSVCVHSEVFVTTQGGNFPQFLLGHRRYLYGGHSKTIKPDKRRLAILFDSPRIGWKSLRRQLLNMRSHSDSKGIQMKRANESIYSFPCPDCMCRSNKSEHSKPIQAR; from the exons ATGCAGCACCACGCGTACAGCCGGCTGGGGAGCCTcggcggcgccgcctccgccgcggcccCGTCCCCGCCGTCGTCCCCGCGGCGGGCGTGGGGGCGGAAGGCGTCCGCGAAGggggccgccacctccacctcaaggGCGGCGGCCGGGGCCGGCGCCGGAGCGGGGAGGGCGcggagggcggcgcgggcggtgctggcggcgctgCTGCGGAGGCAGGCGGTGTTCCTCTTCGCCCCGCTGCTCTACGTCGCGGCCATGCTGCTCTACATGGGCTCCGTCTCCCTCGACGGCGTGCCCCGCATCATCTCGCGCCCCGCGCCCGGGTCCATGTACCGCAGCCCGCAGCTGTACGCCCGACTCCGCGCCGACATGGACGCCGACAACGCCACCGACGCG CTAGCAACTGTATGGCGACATGCTTACAAAGGTGGTGTTTGGCAACCTTGCATAAGAAATAACACCTATG GTTTGCCTGAACCAAATGGGTACATATATGTGGAGGCAAATGGTGGTTTGAATCAGCAAAGGACATCG ATATGCAATGCAGTCGCAGTTGCTGGTTTTCTGAACGCAACTCTTATAATCCCAAATTTCCACTATCACAGCATTTGGAGGGATCCTAG CAAATTTAGTGATATTTATGATGCGGATCACTTTGTCCAGCATTTGAAAAATGATGTCCGAGTGGTTGACAAGGTGCCTGAATTCATAATGGAGCGGTTTAATCACAATATGAGTAATGTTTTTAATTTCAAGATAAAGGCTTGGTCTTCTATTGAATACTACAGAGATGTTGTTCTTCCGAAATTGATTGAAGAAAG GCTCATTAGGATATCACCTTTTGCAAATCGGCTGTCATTTGATGCTCCGCCTGCTGTTCAACGACTGAGATGCCTTGCTAACTTTGAAGCCTTAAAGTTTTCTAAACCAATCACCGCTTTATCTGACACTTTAATATCTCGGATGAGAGCAAAAAGCACGGAAAACCACGGAAAATATGTAGCGGTACATCTCCGTTTTGAAGAG GATATGGTTGCTTTCTCTTGCTGTGTCTTTGACGGTGGTGATGAGGAGAAGAAAGAATTGGATGTGGCCAGGGAAAGAGGCTGGCGTGGTAAATTTACTAGGCCCGGACGTGTAATAAGGCCTGGAGCAATAAGGATGAATGGGAAATGTCCACTTACACCTTTGGAG GTCGGATTAATGCTTCGTGGAATGGGTTTCAGTAATAACACTTCCATCTATTTGGCTTCTGGAAAGATATATAAAGCAGAGAAGAACATGGCTCCTCTTCTTGAAATGTTCCCTCTCTTACAGACAAAAGAAACATTGGCATCAGATGAAGAACTTGCTCCTTTCAAG AATTTCTCCTCGAGGATGGCGGCTATTGACTACAGTGTCTGTGTACATAGTGAGGTTTTCGTGACTACTCAAGGTGGAAATTTTCCTCAATTTCTTCTTGGTCATAGAAGATACTTGTATGGTGGGCATTCAAAGACAATTAAGCCTGATAAAAGAAGATTGGCCATACTCTTTGACAGTCCACGTATCGG ATGGAAATCATTGAGACGCCAGTTGCTTAATATGAGGTCACACAGCGATTCCAAGGGTATTCAGATGAAAAGAGCAAATGAATCTATATACTCATTTCCATGCCCTGACTGCATGTGCCGTTCCAATAAATCAGAACACTCTAAACCCATCCAGGCTAGATAG